A window of Rosa rugosa chromosome 7, drRosRugo1.1, whole genome shotgun sequence genomic DNA:
GCACAAGTTGCTCTTACTATATTATGCACAAACTTTATATTTATTCCCTCATACACCAcataattaaaacaaaacaactcgGATCTGCCCTCATtcatcgttttttttctttcactttaTTTTCTCATCCtctttcctcctcctcttcttatTTCCAGTTCCATCATCGTCTTCTTCTTTATCAgttccatcatcatcttcttctttatcagttccatcatcatcttcttctttttgtttgattGCCACACAACTCGCAACCTGCAAAGTTCCACGTcccccatcatcttcttctttttagtaTATAAATCATCTGCCACAAGCTCTCAATTCAATTCAACCCCAAAACCCCCAATTTCacaattcaatttcttcttcaaatcgatcgaaaaccctaattttcaaTCCAACCCCCAAAACCCAACTCGATTCCCTTCTGACCCGATTTACAATATCCCCTCCCAATCAGACCCAGAATGATGACGATGGAGATTGAGGTAATTTGGAGGAAGAGATTAAGGTAAACTGGAGGAAGAGCTCCGTATTTCTAATTTCAATTAGGGCTTGCAGATGGAGGAAAGTGTGATCAAGACTGTGATCGGTGTTATCTTGGTGGCGGAGCCTAATTTCAAGATCCGACAAGTTCTCCGAATTTGAGCCGAAATTTGGTATACCGATTTGTCGGTAACCGGCGACGGCAGCTCGGTTTCGGTTGCAGATTTGGGAAACCGACCAACTTCGGTCGGTACCCGGTTGACGGAATTTGTCGTCGGTTTTCTACCGAATCCACCCCTACTCCGTCGTACTCTGCCAAGGCCACCGGAGCCAAAATTCTGTAATCACTAAAGAAAAATTAGACAAATTGGACATGCTAGATTTCCACGCAAGCAATTAACcctatattttctttgttagtttattttattttttaacaattttgtttgtttttgtgtttagtGAACGATGGCCCTTGTCCACTCGAACTCATTCATTTCCACATGAAAGATGGTCTTTTATTGGGGGTCAGTAAAAATGCTAACCTGGTTTTTTAGCCTAAGTAATGCAACTACAACTTCCAACACCTACCATTCTTTGCATCATGTTTGAACCTTTCCTGAGCAAAAGTATTCACTTTAGAATGGACAAAACCTAGTTTTCCTCATCAAAATGTAACACGCTGCTATAAAATGTTAAAGTTAAGTTGAAACCTGGAATGAGAATGGAAATGAAGGGAATGATTCTGGTGCATTAGttttcctgcgtttactaacatatATAGATCAATATGACATTTGTCAATATGGACATCCTCATTGAATCCCCAAGAATCACCTATCCAAAACCCTGGCCTGTAAATCGGATCAGAAAATGAGAAAAGCAATCGATTCCTTCTACCTCCTCGAGCCTACAAGTGCCATTAATTCTCCAAGCACTCCGAAACATTCTCAGAAAAGGAGCATTGCTTATAATCCTCGCTGTGAAGAGTTTCGCCATGCACCATGAACACTTCCAGTTGTCTCAAACCTTTTCCCTGAGACGGACGCAGATCCATCGGCCATTTTCCTTTTGCGATGGCAAGGAAAGAGGCTAGGTGGGCTGCCATTGCATCAACTAACGTCATTGCTGGTTCTATTGATTGATCTCGCAGAAAACCCTATCCCTAGTCTGGGATAGAGAGAGTTAGCTTAGTGATGTGTTAGTTATTTGAATAAATCCTTTAATAGTTAAACTGAATTGTTTAAATAAATCCTTATGGAATAGCCCTTAACGAAGGATTGCAAAATGATGATAAACACATCccctcaatttttattttttagggttGCATGTGAGCAGtggcttttcttcttcttcttcttctctcagaAGAATGCTGTTATGTTTTTGTTCTAACAAACACACTGGAGGTCGGGGGTACAAATTTCATTGTTATCTTGGTTATCATGGGATAGGTGCGGTgatgcgagttgccctaggtaGGGGTAGGGGTAGGGATAAAAAAACATAagaattaaaacaaaatttattgtaaataaattaaataacaaattacatataagttattgacaaaaaatgacttaacaaatacatccactaaagattgaattaaacatataaggactaaatcttacaaataaggacaatgtgctctccacttgccacatgtcatgagttaatttacttttttatccttaactacttcttttgacttctaatctctTTACAAGGattaaattttacaaataaggacaatctactctccacttgccacatgtcatgatttaatttatttttttatctttaactattttttttttacttttaatccctttatattacttttttttttagaataatcaatttatgttattttttttttctgagaataattcatttatgttacttttttttttctgagaacaatttgtttatgttactttttctttttttaagaacaatccgtttatgttactctttttttttttttttttttttttttgagaataatccatttatgttaattttttttcttctgagaacaatccgtttattttactctttttttttttcttgagaataatccatttatgttacttcacaaaacctcactctcctactactcttatctcatcgcctaatcctgttactgcactcatactcgtccagttctgctactgcactcgtgatcgcctaatcctgctactgcactcgtgatcgcctaatcctgctactgcactcgctgcactcatactcgtccagttctgctactgcactcgtgatcgcctaatcctgctactgcactcgtccaatcctgctactgcactcgctacactcatactcgtccagttctgctactcgtgttctgctactgcactcgtgatcgcctaatcctgctactgcacttgtccaatcctgctactgcactcatactcgtccagttctgctactcgtgttctgctactgcactcataatcgcctaatcctgctactgcactcgtccaatcctgctactgcactcgcctaatcctgctactacactcatactcatccagttctgctactgcacttgtcctcatgttctgctacttcactcgtcatcgcctaatcctgctattgcactcgtcaaatcctgctactgcactcgctgcactcatactcgtccagttctgctactgcacttgtactcgtgttctgctactgcactcgtcatcgcctaatcctgctactgcattagtcaaatcctgctactgcacttgtcattgcctaatcctgctactgcactcgtcatctcctaatcctgctactgcactcatccaatcctgctactgcactcgctgcagtCATGCTCATCCAGTTTTGCTACTGCCCTCGTACTCGTGTTCTTCTACTGCACTCGTTACACTCATACTTGCAGAATTAATGAACAAGAAATCTTAAGACTTGATAACTATGTACATATACATCATACGCAGAATCAACCTTCCAAAACCTATTAGAGATTTTGTTTTCATAACACTAAATAACCGCCTTAAAGTTGAAATGCCCAATTAATAGCATCCAGTATGCAATCCCTCCACTCAAAATTGATAATTATCCAGATCgatcaatcaatcaatgcatTATACTATAGTTACTGAATCATCATTGCAACATTATACTACTTGTATCAATcctcacaaacaaacaaattccAGAAACAAAAGCAATTGCATTTGAGGGTAAAATTGGAAAAGTCACTTCTTATGCCGGCGGCCTCGCTTGGGACCCCAGCCTTCAAGCTTGGCGACGGGGCACCCACACCGTGCTCGAAAAAGCAAGACGGCGGAGCCATCTTCCTGAGCTCGGACCGGAGACACTCGTAATTGGGATTGGTGTCACTCCCGCCCTTCCAGGGCAACTTATCGATCTCCTTAGACCCGGTCTTGACACACTCCTCATTCTGCAGCTGCAAATCGAATTCCATGGCCTTCTTCAAGCCCTTGCAGCCATGGCAGTCGCACTTGCGCGATCGGGCGCCACAGCAGAACTCGACGAAGAGGAGGGCGgcgacgaagaagaagaggaagccgAGGAGGTAGGGGATCAGGAGGAACAGCAGAATCACATGGCGGAGGCTCCCTGATGTCCTCGTTGGAAACGCCATAGTCGGGATTAGAGATGTAGAGCTTGGTTCCAGTTTCGATGGCGGAGGCTCTGCCAGCCGGGGCTACATAGGCAGCTCCCTGATCCGAGAACATGTCGTGCTGCCACTGGACTCCGGCGCCTGAATCCCCAAATCATTCATGAATATTCATTCTTGTTGTATTGTTTTAATTCGAACAAGGCAAAATCAGAGCAGGAAGCAAGAGATCTACTGCTTTACCTTGGCGTCGCGCGATTTCCGGCACGATTGGGCAAGCAGCGGGTGGGTCCGGGAGCGGAGGCAGCCCAGGCGGCTTTGGGTTTTCGTTTTGGGGTGTTGGTATTGGGTCAGTGGCATACgcgtaaatatttcatcaaacTGAGTATTTTGGTCATTCTGCATTAAATTTGGGGGTCAGGCTTGCATCATTTgacttttgggcctgggctcatgtcctaatttgtataaatcttttggcaagtgggttttctgtgtttacatctttggtcatatgctactatgtaattttctataaattaAATGCGATTCTATATAGAGACGTACGTAGAAGTGATGAGGATATAAATTAAATGGCTGATTGATTCTTTCCTTGTACATTGGGGGATTGATTTCGTGATTGATCGGAACTTTATCTTTCCTTGCTATGTAGTTCTATTTATTCATCGACGATCATTGTGAAAGATCCAATAATTCTTAAAGTTGTGCAGCGCCCTAATTCTTATACAATGTTCATAGCATTACGAAGGTGTGTCCAAATCCTAAACATACTACTTTGAATTGTAGATTTTTCTTCCGGAAAATACTAGCTTTTGCTTTAAAATTAGTCTTTATATAATCTTGAATTATCAACAGATTCAATAGCTTGAATGCATATGAATTTCTAAATCTAAATAATTCTTCTAAAATCACAATCAAAAAGCTCTACTCATAAACTAATTTTGATATTAATTTGGTTTCAGCAATCTTGGCATGGATTCATACACGAGACTCAAACAAAGTGATGAAgataagaagaaagaagagagcaGCAAGTCCGGAAAAAAACCAAGAAAGGATCAGTTCCCTGACACCTTTTTCCGTGAAGATATGATACAATATTTAAAGAAATTAAGACGAGAGAAGAAAAGTGCGCCAAAGACCAAGAATTCTAAGTAAAGGTGCAACGTACAGTCcctttatcttttcttttcttttctttttttaatcaatgtagaattcaTCAATACAAGAAATATTGCAAAGAAGATTTATATCTGCTTAATTTATTAGAGGAACATCCAGATTTGACAATCTTCAAGATTAATCAAATTCTATCTAATGTAACATATGACATATTTAGAGCTCAATGTATGTACTTGTTTGTTGAGCATGAGGTAATCAAATCCATCAAAATAACACCCTAACAGGTTCAAAACCAAGATCAATGGATTTCTTCACTGCATCCAATACTAATTGTGTATTTCTGCTGATTTGTGGCCATTTTTGGTCCGGATTACACCCAAATTCCCTGATGCCCTCGGCAAGCCTTGAGAGCTCTTGAACCATCAAGGCCTCTTGAGGCAGCTGAGAAACCACTCTAACTTCTTCAGGTACTACACTCCACCCAATGTGGAGTTCCGCAAACTTTGCACCGGTTGTGAATTCAAATGAACAATAGTTCTCGGCATATGGAATGATGTAGTCATTGCAACGCACTGTACCATTAGAAGCAGATACAGCCAAGTCCATGGATGTGTGGGAGAGGAAAGAACAGTGAATTGTTGCAACAGTTGGGTCCCGTGGTTCCCATTGAATTGATGCAGTGAAAGACAAGATGACCCCTGCAGAGTTTTTTGTGACATCTGGTAGAGCAGTGACTATAGTTGGTAGTTGGTAGTCCTTAGCCCACAAAATGGCTTCAATGCAGTACCAGCCTAGGTCCCCAAGCGCACCGAGAGCATCTAAATCTGGTTTCACTCTTATGTTGTTCTCCAAAAATTCCTTGGTTCCTGGAAGTGTTGATGAGCTATGAATCTGAAAAGCGTCAAAGCATATGATAGTTAGATACAAGTTATGAAAACTTTTGAAGAGGAGTCAATTGATAGCATTTATAAACTGAGAGTTTCACATTTATTGCTGACAAGCAACTCAAGCAAACTATACTCAACAATTTACATTTATGACAATCAACCTATAGCCAGTAACATTATCATAAATCGGTTTCTGTTTACTTCATCTGGAAAGAGAGAAATAATCGCATCTTTAGGAGTGAAAGATGTGTTCCCTCTGTGGttttcaagcatattatcaCCACGATTAGATGCAGGTTCATTTCCATCAAGTTTAAGTCTACAAGTACTAATAGAACCATTGCTGAAAAGTGGAACTTAGCTACTACTTAGCTTTTGTCCTTGCTTTGATTccttttttggtttgttttgctttctttttgGATGGCTTGTTTCCCTTGCTTTTGTAAGTTTTTTGCCTCTGGCTTTGGTTGTACTGGGCTTTGCCCTCCCCTCTTTGGTTTAATATACTCGtttatttaccaaaaaaaaaaaaaacattatcaTAAAGTACTGAACagactccaaaaaaaaaaaaaaaaaaaaaaaaaaagaagtctcTGCATTCAGGAACCATTTCATTATGACAACTTCCTCAAAATCCATTTCTCTTTGGTCATAAGTCACTAGATAAATAACTTCCTACACAACACCCCCTCCCCcaacccaaaaaaagaaaaaaagactaACCAACTCTTAGTGATATTGCTAAGCATGAAACTGCAGAAATGAATGAAATTCAATCTGTAATAACCCTACTCTTAGTTATGTTGTTATAATGATACAATTACAGTTACAGAGGTGTATATCCAGTCCAGccaaagaaaaaacagaagaagaagaagaaattaaaagtCTAAATTGCAAGATTGTAGAGACAAAAGAAGTGAAAGGCACAACACTTTGCAAGCTTAAATAAGCAAATAGATGAGTGCGCCCTCAGATTGAGTGCAACACAGAGAAATCCAAAAGATGAAGGATGAACTAGTAAAATATAGTAAGAATGAGAGTCGGTTACTTACGTAGTTGATTTGACCAAAGAGCTTGGAATCAGAGATCAAGTCCTTCAATTTGGCAGTCCTAGGGTGATGCAGCCACATACTCCCACTCATGAACTGTACACCGTTGGATTGGCAAGCTTGGAGTATCTGATCAAGCTCACCCACATCAAGAGCCGCTGGTTTTTCCAAAAGCAAGTGCTTCTTCTTGCGGGCAGCCAAGACAGCCCAGTGAAGGTGAAGACTAGTGGGCAGAGGCATGTACACAGCATCGACACATGGGGAAGGTGAAGACTAGTGGGCAGAGGCATGTACACAGCATCGACACATGGGTCATCGAGCAGCTGATCATAGCTGCCGTAGATGTTGAGGGTCTGAGTGGACAGTCCATTGTTGGCTGCGAATTTGTGGGCTTAATTTGTTATGAATCATTTTATTTACAATTAAAACGCAGGGTTTATTTAGTTGGTGCGCACCGTTTGGTCCTTGTGCTGGGAgcaatgttttaaaacgctgAAGGCGTACCCGAGGCGTTTTCGGGAGAGCCTTGCAGCCTTGAGGCATAAGGCGCATAAGGCGTAAGCCTTTCGTATAAATcacatatatgcatgtaatttcTACTCTTATACATACCACATTAAGAGTAACCAAAATAACATTACTAATCGTCATTCACTCACAATAAATTAAGTACTAGAAGCATATGATTCAACAAAATTACCAACATAAAATGAAATCAAGCATGATCTCATTGTTGTCCcactagtagtagtagtagaaCTCATTGTTACCTGCATTATAACATAGCATCCTATCAATTACATATAGTATACGACTGCTATTGCACAAAATCATGCAATCTGCCAAAAATCACAACATTACTAACCGAGCAGCATATCAATTAACAGTTAACCCTCAATTATTGTGAAATATGGTCCTGGACTCTACTAGTATTATATAATTGGTATCATACACAAGAGACAATCAATATCTTCCTGCTGCTATCAATTAACAGTTTAACACTCAAATTCCCACTGTGCAGcttaccaaaagaaaagaaaaaatctccTATTTTGATCTCTCTCCCCTGCAGCTCAAAATGAGTACTTGACTCATACACAAGAGACAATCACTCAATTAACACAATCATATAGCTAATCATATATCAATTAACATGAGATAATCAGATAGCTACTCGGCCTCAATATAGTAAACCCAGTTCAGCCCATCTCAATATCTTCCAGCTGCTATTTCAAAAGAGGACTGAGAACAGAGCATCCAAAAAGGATGCTGGAGAAGAATCCCATCCTTAACAGGATCCTTCAAACCCCATTTTTAAGCTACTCACTCCCCGAGCCTTCACCCAATAAAAAAAGATGAAGTCTTTACTCAAAACTCAAACTGAATCCAACAAAATCTAAATCAATTCCAATGGGATCACAAAATCTGCAAAATTGACAGTAACCCACAAACAAGAATATCTAAAAGTAGAAAAATCTGCAAAATTGAGTAATTGACAGTAACCCACAAACTATTGCAACCAAATTAATGGGGTTGCTGGACATATATGATTGTCTAGACAAGAACAACTCAAACCCAAGTAAATATAGACGGGAAATCGGGAATCATACCTTCAGAAGTTCAAATGGCCTGTTCCGAATCGACCTCCAATCAAGCTCAAATTGACTGCTGCGTAGAGAGGGGCAGAGGGCTGAAATCGAACTCCTAACTCGAACTCTGGGTTAGGGACTTAGGGATCGAATTTGCTAACAGAGAGGGGCAGAGGGCTGAAATCGGGGCTGAAATCGAATTTGGGGTAGCAGTCGCGACCTAGACAGCGTTTAAACTCATTCTATTTCAAAACGACGTCACTTCACTTTTTTTCTGCGCGTACGCCTTTCGCGCCTTGGAGGAAGCCTTTCGCGCCTTTCACGCCTTGGAGAACGCCTCACCAGCGTCGTCGCCTAGCCCCTGACGCACACTCATTTTCAGTCCAGAAAATCGCTTTTGGCGCCTCAGGCGCGCCTTGAGGCGCGCTTTTTAATTCATTGGCTGGGAGTATGTTTGGTAGGGGTCATTACTGGTTGGTCGACACGTGTCCTAAACAGTTCTATATCTACTAGCTTTCTTGTACAACAGATCTATGAATGAAAATCTGCATTTCTATTTTCTGTTTTCTCTAGACTTTCTCTTTTCTTGATTTCGCTACTATGTCATACCATGGCTACGATTCCGGGGATCGTAACAACTGGTATCAAAGCCCGCAACTGGGCCTGTTTCCGGTGAGTCCAGCGGGGTACGGCGGTGGGATCCCCGGCTCTTATTGCAGCACGCATGCTTCTCACCCTCCTCCTCCTTCCCAATTCCCATTGCCACCACGCTATCCACCACctctttctcaattttcattCCAACCAAGTTacccaccttcaccaccaccttccCAAACAATTTTTCCTCACCATTTCCCTTTCCCAATCGAACAGATTCGTCCACCAGTCAACCCATTTACGCACAATCTCAATCTGTGGTCGAACCAATCTACCCAGATTATCGCTCATTTTGGCCTGCGTCTAACATGAATCCATTGATTCCAATATTTCAGTCACCACCAGTCCCCACCTTTTTACCCCAAACCCAGTTTCTGAATCCGTTTCCATCATTCGGAGTCGGATCCTCCAACGCCCCAGCCACCACCACCGCAGCTTCTACACCTTCCCTCGGCTCAACTCAATCACAGCCCATGTTTGGCTCAACCCCATCTCAGTCCGAGTTTGGCTCATCCTCATCGACGCAGCCTTCGGGTGCTAACTCATCCCCATTCGGGCCAACTGTATCTGTAGCCATTTTAGGCTCAGCTATGTTtggttcttcctcttctccaccGCCAATTTCCGATGTTCTGGAGCAAAATGAGGTCCTGCACTCCAGACCTGCCGTCTCCGTTATGGTGGATGAGCTGGAGAAGCTTCGCCAGCCTCTCTCCGTCGCCCTGACCGAGGAGGTCAACCGTGCCTCACCGGTCTTGGATGAGAACTTTACTGACGTTAAGTTGCTCCAGGAGTTGACCGACGAGGACACTGTGGATGAGAACGACGAGCTCGCTCCAATCCTAGTGGATGCGGTTGTTGACAACAAAGTACCTGACAGCACCATTTATCGCCAGTCTCCACCTCAAATTGGAGGAGCATACTGGATGAGCTTGAGGTCAGTGGCGATTCCAGCATCAGGTATTAGAGCACCATTAGAGTGTCATCCATTATCAGTTGTTAGAATTGATGAGTGCTTGTCGTCGCTTGATTTTGTTCTGATTGTTGAGAAGAATGAGAATTTTTCAAGTCGTAAGCCTGCCATGAATTCTGTAAATTGCTTGGAGACTATAGAGGATGCTAGAGAATTGTTTCTAAAAATGCCTGAGAGGAACATTGTCTCGTGGAAAACTCTGATTAGTACTTTGGTCCTAAATGGTCAGGAGGAAAAGGCGTTGGATGTTTATAATGCCATGATTTTGGAGGGAATGGTGCCTACGCATTTTACATTAGCAATTTTGTTCAGTGTGTGTGAAAGGTGGTTGGATGTGGAGAAGGGTAGGAAATGTCATAGCCTTggaatggggggggggggggttaaaGCAGATCGATGGACAAAATTGCGGAGGCTTTGGAAATGTTTAAGCTGATGTGTAGGAGAGGGGTGTCTATTCATTCTGCTTCGTCATTTGTTGATATTGAAAAGGACCCCTCATCTGTTGCTCTTACACTTCTGAAAGAAATTATTAAACTCAAGCTAGTTGTTTCGGAGATGTATGATCCTCTTATTGGAGTTGCAGAACTGATGGTAACAAGTCAGCAGCAACTGTGGGTTGCAGCAGCTCAAGCTTTGGGGTTGCTGGTTGAAATCAAAGTCATGAAGAAAGGATTCCACAAGCATTTCAATAGTGTATTACAAGTGACTGAAAGCACCTTGCAGTCTGCCATTGATGCTGTCACTCATGATTCTCTTCATGAAATTGCCATTCCTTGCTAGAAAGAGGTATTTTATTCATTGGTTATgctaaaaaaatttctaaatcaattccatgaattttgttttgataGGAATCTCAAGAATATATGGGAAGCAATTTCTGCCTATCTCTGTCGCCAAATGAAGACACAACTTGTTGGTGATACAGCCAACAAACTGATTACACAAAATATGGCATTCATTGTGTGCAGTGTGCATTTTTTGATAGGACAAACAGAGTGTGCAGATTCCTTGTCAAGAATGTTGGGTGTTTGTGAAAAAGGACGTAGCGAGTTTGGTGTTAATGAACATGGTTGTGGGTTTGATGATAAGGAAAATGATGTCAAAGGACCTGATTTCAACGAGAAATTGGACATCTTCCAGTCAAGTCATTGACAATGCTGGGAATTTGCTTCCTAATGACACATTTGGGATAATGGTAAGGAATGCCAAGTTATTTCATGATTATGTGAACGTGCTTGCCAATATACTTTTCAGGAGTGTTAGTAAGGAGCGGGTGAGTTCAAATGTTAGTATATATAATGGATACAATTGTTGCTGCATTATGTGGAAAGGGCATTGACTCCATTGAGTTACATGTCAAGATGGATGGCGTTggaatttcatttttattttggttgcTTGCATTTCCTAATACAAAGTTTAAGAGAGAAGCTGCAAGTATAATACCAAGCTTGGCATATCCTATTGATGATCAGATGGTGGGCTAGAATGCTATACATGCCTTGATGTATACAGATGGATTCATTTATGAGTTTTTAGAGAAACCAAAAGATAGGAAACTTGCAGCCATGACAGATACTGCTACCAATTTGCGAATTGATGACCTGAGCAACCAAGAGACACCTTACCTTGCCATTGTGGATATTTATGTTCTTTACAGGAAAATGATGTTTCTTATGCTTCAAGCGAAGTTTCAAAAAGCACATGATTTTGGCACTGTGCCTCAAGTTGAATGTAAAATGGATGTTCTGAAGATCTTGCACTTTCTTTTCACACCTGTAGTTAATATTGCAAGTCAGGAGGCATCTGGTGCTATTGAAGCATATCACGTAAAGTTGAAAGTGAAATTGTTTGCTGATTCACATTTTGGAGCATTCCAAAGAGTTGATTCGTTAGTACACAAGCTGATAACAGAGCTGCACTCACGCTACTGGCTGGATCAATATGCTGATAAATGTGATTCTTTTCAAAACATCAATGAAGAAGGTATTGCTTCTAAGTCTTGGCACAGGGCCCTGCAAACTTCTGATTCTGCTGTTACCTTGGATGATAAAGGCCGTCTCTTTGCCAAGGTTTCAAGCCAGAAGAACAGTAACATTATAAATCTAGTGTGGATTCCTGGATCAGAATTTTCCTTCTGTGATTATGTGTGGTCGATGCAAGGAAACATTTGCAAGCATGCCACCAAAGTTAATATGATCTGTGAAGGTCACCAAGGTTGTCCCCATGCACTTATCAGTACAGCAGTTTCTGAAATTTATGAAATTT
This region includes:
- the LOC133723190 gene encoding uncharacterized protein At5g19025-like — encoded protein: MAFPTRTSGSLRHVILLFLLIPYLLGFLFFFVAALLFVEFCCGARSRKCDCHGCKGLKKAMEFDLQLQNEECVKTGSKEIDKLPWKGGSDTNPNYECLRSELRKMAPPSCFFEHGVGAPSPSLKAGVPSEAAGIRSDFSNFTLKCNCFCFWNLFVCED
- the LOC133719909 gene encoding uncharacterized oxidoreductase At4g09670-like — its product is MPLPTSLHLHWAVLAARKKKHLLLEKPAALDVGELDQILQACQSNGVQFMSGSMWLHHPRTAKLKDLISDSKLFGQINYIHSSSTLPGTKEFLENNIRVKPDLDALGALGDLGWYCIEAILWAKDYQLPTIVTALPDVTKNSAGVILSFTASIQWEPRDPTVATIHCSFLSHTSMDLAVSASNGTVRCNDYIIPYAENYCSFEFTTGAKFAELHIGWSVVPEEVRVVSQLPQEALMVQELSRLAEGIREFGCNPDQKWPQISRNTQLVLDAVKKSIDLGFEPVRVLF